From one Anoplolepis gracilipes chromosome 10, ASM4749672v1, whole genome shotgun sequence genomic stretch:
- the LOC140670050 gene encoding probable ATP-dependent RNA helicase spindle-E isoform X3 encodes MQSEISPETRLTYCTTEVLLNILIDDKHMLRYTHIILDEIHERDQDLDFLLLIVKKLLQTNSGQVKIILMSATFNAIRFAGYFSTRVGNKLVPAPIIKIPEKRNFKICIYYLDEIENLGTIPEVSFAEPKIGQNMINFCSLIINALDQIDVNDNEEDSDLLQRHTVLIFLPGIYEIEEMYNYLSSVYHAKKLWDLIILHSLISSDEQQQVFHKPPEGYRRIILSTNVAESSITVPDIKYVIDFCLVKLLEVDPTTQYQSLKLHWASKTNCMQRAGRAGRVMNGRVYRLVPKAFYDNMLNNESTPEILRAPLANIIIRAKILDFAEPRALLSLSLDPPSLTNLAATILTLKEIGALVNEDSHFQPFDGKLTDLGRIMALLPLDIRITKLIMLGHVFGVLRDAIILGASMAVKDVFNMQFHSDVSSYATRRKWAYDSDSDCIATLNVYKMWQNEKANRRLTTYRAERQWAQRNGVELKTLCELDALVNEIVQRLLKFGIEESIGASKTIWQGTDRDFALQVILAGAFYPNYFVKRMQNLEIYKENIMMNLGTLDPMTTIYLKGWPINQPGYLYAKNFQEIFAKHQGIPEKQIGVFFDKSERVFVQFREKVFINDNFYNISNFVYQSVKMRDCNVPIKINLLDVNEAQKRAKHYNVDKFERSFFFRKNSRKLESDSYKIRPELPGFDITFIPLYIRTIISPGYFWAILDDNDTHSKLRFIQNVLNKHPLKELSSPPEISTIIAAPIERKDSSIYHRAIIKDFISELGELVDVFFIDYGRFSRVRCSDLRKINDTKILEIPPLAFHCNLAFLQPSYQANSHGLWSEISKMHFEMQIKNKREIFGKIYSVVDSTINLELITINEKGEEFNINNDLIEKGYARRKEESYLSTYNHELRVNINNSKALLMEEKKFYEEEQYDKEFSLKYPNPPKEEDCNSSIKLRGPFSPLEMELIQLTSVGKLKRANIDQNSVNCVLLDDDHVGSSGRLLVASIVNQGLNSGKLILRSTTFLPNIPGLAALLALSFAPRIELRCNSRKTYYTGALCGLGPVNDRSRQSLFPDHDMEIKFDVQITIDDIKEINKLRYWMNAGMQLDQISNCEYKINCQNKLKHILLELRDKQRKLRNSLNDEFDYYSDKWNYYDKLYFLPSIRETSGQCDIYPLHKALELREIDEKKEEMIEHLAELQRLAYEDVLKMKNMAIFCKLCEIEMFGLLELRNHLYSKQHVKNENTLHKIN; translated from the exons ATGCAATCGGAAATTTCACCTGAAACGCGCTTAACATATTGCACCACTGAGGTCCtccttaatattttgattgatGACAAACATATGTTGAGATATACACATATCATATTGGATGAAATTCATGAACGTGATCAAGATTTGGATTTTCTTTTACtaatcgttaaaaaattgttacaaacaAATTCTGGACAagtcaaaattattcttatgtcGGCAACATTCAATGCAATAAGATTTGCGGGATATTTTTCTACCAGAGTGGGCAATAAGCTAGTACCAGCACCAATTATCAAGATTccagaaaaaagaaattttaaaatttgcatatattatttggatgaaatagaaaatttaggaACA aTACCAGAGGTGTCTTTTGCAGAACCAAAAATCGGTCAAAATATGATCAACTTTTGCTCTCTTATCATTAATGCTCTGGATCAAATTGATGTAAATGATAATGAAGAAGATTCAGATTTGCTTCAGAGACATACTGTTCTCATATTTTTACCCGGAATTTATGAAATTGAAGAAATGTATAACTACCTATCATCAGTTTACCATGCAAAGAAATTATGGGACCTGATAATTTTGCATTCATTAATTTCAAGTGATGAGCAACAACAAGTTTTTCATAAACCACCAGAAGGTTACAGACGCATTATACTTTCTACAAATGTTGCTGAAAGCAGTATTACTGTACCAGATATAAAGTatg TGATAGACTTCTGCCTTGTAAAACTGTTGGAGGTCGATCCCACTACTCAGTACCAAAGTTTAAAACTTCATTGGGCAAGTAAAACGAATTGTATGCAACGAGCTGGCCGTGCAGGTCGTGTAATGAATGGTAGAGTGTACAGATTAGTGCCAAAAGCATTTTATGat AATATGTTAAACAATGAGAGCACTCCAGAAATACTTCGCGCCCCACTTGCCAACATTATTATTCGTGCCAAGATTCTCGACTTTGCTGAACCACGTGcccttctctccctttctcttgaTCCGCCTTCTCTCACTAATTTAGCAGCTACCATCCTGACTCTAAAAGAGATCGGAGCGTTAGTAAATGAGGATAGTCATTTTCAACCTTTTGACGGAAAGTTAACCGATCTTGGTAGAATAATGGCATTACTTCCGCTTGATATACGAATtacgaaattaattatgctAGGTCACGTTTTTGGAGTTTTACGAGATGCTATCATTTTGGGGGCCAGTATGGCCGTCAAGgatgtttttaatatgcaattcCATTCTGATGTTTCTTCTTACGCCACTCGTAGAAAATGGGCTTACGATTCTGATAGTGATTGCATCGCTACTttaaatgtttacaaaatGTGGCAAAATGAAAAAGCGAATCGTCGATTAACCACTTATCGAGCCGAAAGACAATGGGCTCAGAGAAATGGAGTTGAATTAAAAACTCTGTGCGAATTGGATGCTCTAGTAAATGAGATCGTTCAAAGATTGCTGAAGTTTGGAATTGAGGAGAGTATTGGAGCTAGTAAAACCATTTGGCAAg gtACAGATCGCGATTTCGCACTTCAAGTCATTCTTGCAGGAGCATTCTATCCCAATTACTTTGTCAAACGAATGCaaaatttggaaatttataaagaaaatattatgatgAATCTGGGTACCTTAGATCCCATGACAACAATCTATCTAAAAGGATGGCCAATAAATCAGCCTGGATATTTATATGCTAAAAATTTCCAAGAGATTTTTGCCAAGCATCAAGGAATTCCAGAAAAGCAGATAGGAGTGTTTTTTGATAAATCAGAACGTGTTTTTGTACAGTTTCGCGAGAAAGTGTTTATCAAtgacaatttttacaatatatcaaattttgtatatcag TCTGTCAAGATGAGAGATTGTAATGTGCCAATCAAGATAAATTTGTTAGATGTAAACGAAGCACAAAAAAGGGCAAAGCATTATAATGTTGATAAATTCGaacgatcttttttttttcgaaagaatTCAAGAAAGCTAGAGAGTGATAGTTATAAAATTAGGCCAGAATTGCCAGGTTTTGATATCACTTTTATACCTCTGTATATACGAACT attatcaGTCCTGGATATTTCTGGGCGATTCTCGATGATAATGACACTCATTCTAAATTACGATTTATTCAAAACGTTCTTAATAAACACCCCTTGAAAGAACTTTCTTCTCCCCCAGAAATTTCGACTATAATCGCCGCTCCtatagaaagaaaagattCTTCAATTTATCATCGTGCAATAATTAAGGATTTTATCTCAGAACTTGGGGAACTAGTTGACGTTTTTTTCATCGACTACGGTCGCTTCTCTCGAGTTCGATGTAGCGatctaagaaaaattaatgataccaaaattttggaaatacCTCCTTTAGCATTCCATTGCAATTTGGCTTTTCTGCAACCTTCATATCAAGCTAACTCTCATGGTCTATGGtcagaaatttcaaaaatgcattttgaaatgcaaataaagaacaagagagagattttTGGAAAGATTTATTCAGTTGTTGATAGTACCATTAATTTGGAATTGATTACTATTAATGAAAAAGGAGaggaatttaatattaataacgatTTGATCGAGAAAGGATATGctagaagaaaagaagaaagttaTTTATCGACGTATAATCATGAACTGAGAGTGAATATAAACAATTCTAAAGCATTGTTAATggaggagaaaaaattttacgaagAGGAACAGTATGATAAGGAATTCTCATTAAaa TATCCTAATCCACCTAAAGAAGAAGATTGTAACTCTAGCATAAAACTTCGAGGCCCATTTTCTCCTTTAGAAATGGAGTTGATTCAATTGACATCAGtcggaaaattaaaaagagcaAACATAGACCAAAATTCTGTGAATTGTGTTCTTTTGGATGATGATCACGTCGGATCGTCGGGACGTCTTTTGGTCGCTTCGATCGTCAATCAAGGATTAAATagtggaaaattaattttacgaagTACCACTTTCCTGCCAAATATTCCTGGACTTGCAGCATTACTCGCGCTAAGCTTCGCACCGCGCATAGAATTAAGATGCAATTCACGAAAGACTTATTATACGGGAGCTTTATGCGGTTTGGGACCAGTGAACGATCGTAGTAGACAAAGTTTGTTTCCTGATCACGACATGGAAATTAAGTTTGACGTGCAAATCACGATTGATGATATTAAAGAg ataaataaattacgttaTTGGATGAATGCAGGAATGCAACTAGATCAAATTTCTAATTGtgagtataaaataaactgtCAGAATAAactaaaacatattttacttgaaCTAAGAgacaaacaaagaaaattacgAAATTCATTGAACGACGAGTTCGATTATTACTCTGATAAATGGAATTATTATgacaaattatactttttgccATCCATTCGAGAAACGTCAGGACAATGTGATATTTATCCGTTGCATAAAGCATTAGAATTACGTGAGATCGatgagaaaaaggaagaaatgaTAGAGCATCTTGCGGAATTGCAACGTTTAGCTTACGA agATGTACTTAAGATGAAGAATATGGCCATTTTCTGTAAGCTGTGTGAAATAGAAATGTTTGGTCTGTTGGAACTACGCAATCATCTTTATTCAAAACAACATGTAAAAAACGAGAACACAttacacaaaattaattag